One Methanobrevibacter sp. V74 DNA window includes the following coding sequences:
- a CDS encoding MptD family putative ECF transporter S component, with product MEFKMKDDNKLNTRDLITLGIFNAIAIVVYMLVSSLFCITILGSLISTAAVYLVIGVVYLLPAIKIRKRGVFLICGIILAIISLSSGQIYHVISVIIGAVIAEMLAGDYSTSKKISSAFVALMTFDFIGINLPIFAFGPSYILERGARYGITEAAINSSLHYFTWSTFIILLVLNIVCAIFGAWIGMKIIEKHFKESDLVE from the coding sequence ATGGAATTTAAAATGAAAGATGACAATAAATTGAATACACGAGACTTAATAACTTTAGGAATTTTTAATGCTATAGCTATTGTAGTATATATGTTAGTATCCTCTTTATTTTGCATAACAATATTGGGATCACTAATTTCTACTGCTGCAGTTTATTTAGTGATTGGAGTGGTATATTTATTGCCGGCTATTAAAATACGAAAAAGAGGAGTATTTTTAATTTGTGGAATAATACTAGCAATAATATCTCTTTCTTCAGGCCAGATTTATCATGTTATTTCAGTGATAATTGGTGCCGTAATAGCTGAAATGCTAGCAGGAGATTATAGTACTTCTAAAAAAATATCCTCTGCATTTGTTGCTTTAATGACTTTTGATTTTATAGGCATAAATTTACCAATATTTGCTTTTGGACCATCATATATACTTGAGAGAGGTGCAAGGTACGGCATTACTGAAGCAGCAATCAATTCTTCACTTCACTATTTCACATGGTCGACTTTTATTATTTTACTTGTATTAAATATTGTTTGTGCTATATTTGGGGCTTGGATTGGAATGAAAATAATTGAAAAACATTTTAAAGAATCAGATTTAGTTGAGTAA
- a CDS encoding NOG1 family protein — MMIPTIPTPDEILDKGFSRGKKQADLMRSQKIPKHLKGKRIEERRVVTSCQVIKDKLKSILDAVPEIESLHPFYQDYIDITVGVDDMKQALGGLNWAYGIITQLEKEYGAKIRKNPSENATAIQKQAYGRIASVINKIKKNLDFLDFAKQNLRNMPTIDFDATTIVIAGFPNVGKSTLLRQITGADPQVANYPFTTKGIQIGHTERHWKSIQIIDTPGLLDRPVLEMNDIEMNAIVALEHLADAILFIFDASETCGFHLDNQYNLLKQIEKIFSEIPTVYLFNKMDLIDDAEYLNQYIDDENNSIFISAIEGEGIDKINRKIDTIKKIDRKLEEDDEYY; from the coding sequence ATGATGATACCTACAATACCTACGCCTGATGAAATTTTAGATAAAGGATTCAGCAGAGGTAAAAAACAAGCAGACTTAATGAGGAGTCAAAAAATACCTAAACATTTAAAAGGTAAAAGAATTGAAGAAAGAAGAGTTGTAACTTCTTGTCAAGTTATTAAAGATAAATTAAAATCTATTCTTGATGCAGTTCCTGAAATTGAGAGTTTACATCCGTTTTATCAAGACTATATCGACATTACTGTTGGTGTTGATGATATGAAACAGGCACTTGGGGGTCTTAACTGGGCTTATGGAATCATAACACAACTTGAAAAAGAATATGGGGCTAAAATTAGGAAAAACCCTTCTGAAAATGCAACTGCAATACAAAAGCAGGCTTATGGCAGAATCGCATCAGTTATAAATAAAATCAAAAAAAATCTGGATTTCCTTGATTTTGCAAAACAAAACTTAAGGAATATGCCTACAATTGATTTTGATGCAACAACAATAGTAATTGCTGGTTTTCCTAACGTAGGTAAATCTACTCTTTTAAGACAAATTACCGGAGCAGATCCTCAAGTTGCCAATTATCCATTTACAACAAAAGGTATTCAGATTGGCCATACAGAAAGACATTGGAAAAGTATTCAAATTATTGACACCCCAGGACTTTTAGACAGACCAGTTTTAGAAATGAACGATATTGAGATGAATGCAATTGTCGCACTTGAACATTTAGCGGATGCCATATTATTTATCTTTGATGCTTCTGAAACTTGCGGATTTCACTTAGATAACCAATACAACTTATTAAAACAAATTGAAAAAATATTTTCCGAAATTCCAACTGTTTACTTATTTAATAAAATGGACTTAATTGACGATGCAGAATATCTCAATCAATATATTGATGATGAAAACAATTCAATTTTTATTTCAGCTATTGAAGGAGAAGGCATTGATAAAATTAACAGAAAAATTGATACTATTAAAAAAATCGACAGAAAACTCGAAGAAGATGATGAGTATTACTAA
- a CDS encoding Hsp20/alpha crystallin family protein yields the protein MVDSETIETKISDTKDKFDEKKEEQKDKYEETKEKGKNIADNVINDLNASIDEFKEYIKNVQKTADQKYADYKKSTVQTLDIDLVETENKYHIKAAVPGVDKEDVLIEAGDNDLTIETTFKSFIEEFEEEDAEVIVSSIKTGRCVKTIRFENSIDLENISAKFSNGIIIVTIPKLVIPKHKVNVE from the coding sequence ATGGTGGATAGTGAAACTATAGAAACTAAAATTTCTGATACAAAAGATAAATTTGATGAGAAAAAAGAAGAACAAAAAGATAAGTATGAAGAAACCAAAGAAAAAGGCAAAAATATTGCAGATAATGTAATCAACGATTTAAACGCCAGCATAGATGAATTCAAAGAATACATTAAAAATGTTCAAAAAACTGCAGACCAAAAATATGCTGATTACAAAAAATCTACTGTTCAAACCTTAGACATTGATCTTGTTGAAACCGAAAACAAATACCATATTAAAGCAGCAGTTCCTGGTGTTGATAAAGAAGATGTTTTAATTGAAGCAGGAGACAATGATTTAACCATTGAAACTACTTTCAAATCATTCATTGAAGAATTTGAAGAAGAAGATGCAGAAGTAATCGTGTCTTCAATTAAGACTGGCAGATGTGTTAAAACTATAAGATTTGAAAACAGCATTGATTTAGAAAATATTTCTGCTAAATTCTCTAACGGAATCATTATTGTAACCATTCCGAAATTAGTAATTCCAAAACATAAAGTCAATGTAGAGTAA
- a CDS encoding SIS domain-containing protein — translation MKYKMYDEMMEQPDSLRKTFECEKSTMDEVSKLIPEKDKVYLIGCGSSISTCYSVRDAIRMSSTNIDIEVYTGYEFYYNKKLTINENSIAIFTSQSGETADTLASLRKTNEFNIHSVSISNEPESSMIKEAKTPIITRCEKETAILGTKTYITQLACLYQILFAASNYDGKDTLLKQLIVIPDILEDLLKTTEYDNRLLAENFKNEDIFYCLGSGPNFGLAYKLAMTMLMEGAIKHACPEYSAEFRHGLIERAEKDVPIIFLKSDFESDEITQKAIEFSENLKLKSIIYELKDYADIDKLLSPFVFVIPLEWFVYYLAHYNGEDPGATRHIGKVRY, via the coding sequence ATGAAATATAAAATGTATGATGAGATGATGGAACAACCTGACTCACTTAGAAAAACTTTTGAATGTGAAAAATCAACAATGGATGAAGTTTCTAAACTGATTCCTGAAAAAGATAAGGTATATTTAATCGGTTGTGGAAGTTCTATTTCAACTTGTTATAGTGTTAGAGATGCAATAAGAATGTCAAGCACAAATATTGACATTGAAGTTTATACTGGTTATGAATTTTACTACAATAAAAAATTAACCATTAATGAAAACTCTATTGCTATTTTTACCTCACAATCTGGTGAAACTGCTGATACTCTTGCTTCACTTAGAAAAACTAATGAATTTAATATTCACAGTGTATCTATTTCTAATGAACCTGAAAGCTCAATGATTAAAGAAGCTAAAACTCCAATTATTACAAGATGTGAAAAAGAAACAGCAATTTTAGGTACTAAAACTTACATTACTCAACTTGCTTGTCTGTATCAAATTTTATTCGCGGCCAGTAATTATGATGGAAAGGATACTTTATTAAAGCAATTAATTGTAATTCCCGACATTCTTGAAGATTTATTAAAAACTACTGAATATGATAATAGATTATTAGCTGAAAATTTTAAAAATGAGGATATTTTCTATTGTTTAGGTAGTGGACCCAACTTTGGGCTTGCTTATAAGTTAGCAATGACCATGCTCATGGAAGGGGCTATTAAACATGCATGCCCGGAATATTCTGCTGAATTTAGGCATGGTTTAATTGAAAGAGCCGAAAAGGATGTTCCGATTATATTTTTAAAATCAGATTTTGAATCTGATGAAATTACACAAAAAGCTATTGAATTTTCAGAAAATTTAAAATTAAAATCAATTATTTATGAATTAAAAGATTATGCGGATATTGATAAATTATTATCTCCATTTGTATTTGTAATCCCTCTTGAATGGTTTGTTTATTATTTAGCACATTATAATGGTGAAGATCCTGGTGCTACAAGACATATTGGAAAAGTAAGATATTAA
- a CDS encoding DUF447 domain-containing protein: MDIDLLKIGMVKGRQYETIVSTINSKSIKNAAPIGIICSGKSKVLCRIFKGSKTLDNILSQKEFIVNITHDPELFTLSTLGNLPENYFNQNCSIKNADAYFKCEVINFSEAIKQSDPIKKKDEAIVIKAEVKELVINKNTKALNRGFNYVIESLSNLTRFDMFDDNQKEEYLNRFREANRVVVKVGHKEDILAMKAIKKELMKKGLKP, translated from the coding sequence ATGGATATTGATTTATTAAAAATAGGAATGGTGAAAGGAAGGCAATACGAAACAATTGTAAGTACTATAAACTCAAAGAGTATAAAAAATGCAGCCCCTATAGGAATAATTTGCTCTGGTAAATCTAAAGTACTTTGCCGTATTTTTAAAGGAAGCAAAACTTTAGATAATATATTATCTCAAAAAGAGTTTATTGTAAATATTACTCATGATCCAGAATTATTTACATTATCTACACTTGGAAATTTGCCTGAGAACTATTTTAACCAGAATTGTTCAATTAAAAATGCTGATGCTTATTTTAAATGTGAAGTTATTAATTTTAGCGAAGCGATAAAACAAAGCGATCCAATTAAAAAGAAAGACGAAGCTATTGTTATTAAAGCTGAAGTTAAAGAATTAGTAATAAATAAAAATACCAAAGCTTTGAATAGAGGATTTAATTATGTGATTGAATCTTTATCTAACCTTACACGCTTTGATATGTTTGATGACAATCAAAAAGAAGAATATTTAAATCGTTTTCGTGAGGCAAATCGTGTTGTTGTTAAAGTGGGGCATAAAGAGGATATCCTTGCTATGAAAGCTATAAAAAAAGAGTTAATGAAAAAAGGTTTGAAACCTTAA
- the ade gene encoding adenine deaminase, producing MIFTAYILDVLTDSVYPARITLGDGVFKEIVPINVTEETKIDVKGLLLPGFIDSHIHIESSMLTPAQFAKIAVRHGTTSVVCDPHEIANVAGIEGIEFMIDNASTVPFNFYFSAPSCVPATSFETAGCVLDSSDIEYLLKKEEIVALGEMMNFPGVLSGEEEVIKKLELARKYKKPIDGHAPLLSGKNLDKYLEQYIVTDHECSNFAEAIEKKQKGMKIMVRDGSSAKNMEALFDFSQRLAHLKNQDSFGIIPTEVLERRIHSPIFDFIVSDDKHPNDLIHGHLDKSVKKAANLGVDIIKAIGMVTINPATHYGLDAGVIVTGAKADFIIIDNLTDFNILKTYIGGECVFDGENVLFEVPEVESKNTINTSKKSSEDFEIYYDGEECEVNVIKCFNGVLLTERATTKLYCREGKVQSDIYEDVLRISVVERYGLENIANAFIKGFGLKKGALASSIAHDSHNIIVIGYDTEMMARAVNKIIDNKGGIAVVSEDFEDSLSLPIAGLMTNEDAYEVASKLNILHKMCSALGCKLDSPFMTMAFMALLVIPSLKISDLGLFDVDNFEFIDVIKN from the coding sequence ATGATATTTACTGCATATATCCTTGATGTTTTGACCGATTCAGTTTATCCGGCTAGAATAACGCTGGGAGATGGTGTTTTTAAAGAAATTGTTCCTATTAATGTCACTGAAGAAACTAAAATTGATGTCAAGGGTTTGCTGCTTCCGGGGTTCATCGATTCCCATATTCATATAGAAAGCAGCATGCTAACACCAGCACAATTTGCTAAAATTGCAGTTCGCCACGGTACTACTTCTGTTGTTTGTGATCCTCATGAAATAGCTAATGTTGCCGGAATTGAAGGGATAGAATTCATGATTGATAATGCTTCCACAGTTCCATTTAATTTTTATTTTTCCGCACCTTCTTGTGTGCCTGCTACTTCATTTGAAACAGCAGGTTGTGTTTTAGATTCATCGGATATTGAATATTTGCTTAAAAAAGAGGAAATTGTTGCACTTGGGGAAATGATGAATTTTCCGGGAGTGTTAAGTGGGGAGGAAGAGGTAATTAAAAAGTTGGAATTGGCTAGAAAGTATAAAAAACCTATTGATGGGCATGCTCCATTACTTTCGGGTAAGAATTTGGATAAATATCTGGAACAGTATATAGTTACAGACCATGAATGCAGTAATTTTGCTGAAGCTATTGAGAAAAAGCAAAAAGGTATGAAAATTATGGTTCGTGATGGTTCATCTGCTAAAAATATGGAAGCTCTTTTTGATTTTTCACAACGCTTGGCTCATTTGAAAAATCAAGATAGTTTTGGTATAATTCCAACAGAAGTTTTGGAAAGAAGAATCCACTCTCCGATTTTTGATTTTATTGTAAGTGATGACAAACATCCAAATGATTTAATTCATGGCCATTTGGATAAATCCGTTAAAAAAGCAGCTAATTTGGGTGTTGATATAATAAAAGCTATTGGAATGGTCACAATTAATCCTGCAACACATTATGGATTGGATGCAGGGGTTATTGTAACTGGTGCTAAAGCGGATTTCATCATCATTGATAATTTAACCGATTTCAATATATTGAAAACATATATTGGTGGCGAATGTGTATTTGATGGAGAAAATGTTCTGTTTGAGGTTCCTGAAGTCGAATCTAAAAATACTATAAACACTTCAAAAAAATCTTCCGAAGACTTTGAGATATATTATGATGGTGAGGAATGTGAGGTTAATGTAATAAAATGCTTCAATGGGGTGTTGCTTACAGAAAGAGCTACTACTAAACTATATTGTAGAGAAGGCAAAGTGCAGTCGGATATCTATGAAGATGTTTTAAGGATATCTGTTGTTGAGAGATATGGTTTAGAGAATATTGCAAATGCATTTATTAAAGGGTTCGGTCTTAAAAAAGGAGCATTGGCGTCATCAATTGCTCATGATTCCCATAATATCATTGTCATTGGATATGATACTGAAATGATGGCTCGTGCAGTCAACAAAATCATAGATAATAAAGGGGGAATAGCTGTAGTAAGCGAGGACTTTGAAGATTCATTATCTTTACCGATTGCCGGTTTAATGACTAATGAAGATGCATATGAAGTTGCTTCTAAGTTAAATATTTTACATAAAATGTGCTCAGCTCTTGGCTGTAAATTAGACTCTCCATTTATGACTATGGCATTCATGGCATTATTGGTCATTCCGTCTTTGAAAATATCTGATTTGGGCCTATTTGATGTTGATAACTTTGAATTTATTGATGTTATTAAAAATTAA
- a CDS encoding TIGR00300 family protein: MNKRTIELSGHIIDSLTLTKTMGIIMDKGGEFDILEIDVGRKKSDESHAKIEVSADSPELLESILDELSVLGASIDEIKEVNLVASVKDKVAPEGFYSSSNHTTHIFYDGDWIPVEEIEMDCLVVVDVDAKRAFVKPIAEVKSGDKIVVGLDGVKVTPPHRSREEQQVFEFMNSEVSSEKPLMNLIHGIAREMKEIKAKGGKIGIVGGPAIVHTGSGKFLASLVKEGYIDVIMAGNALATHDIESDLFGTSLGIEVKTGKIVAHGHTHHMRAINRINNSGSIKNAVEDGTLTGGIMYECIKNDVPFVLAGSIRDDGPLPDVITDTAEAQKLMRHYAQEVDMVIMIATMLHSIATGNLLPSRVKSICVDINPSTVTKLSDRGSAQVVGIVTDIGTFLPLLYNALKED; this comes from the coding sequence ATGAATAAAAGAACTATTGAGCTTTCAGGCCATATTATTGACTCATTGACTTTAACTAAGACAATGGGTATAATTATGGATAAAGGTGGGGAATTTGACATATTGGAAATTGATGTTGGACGTAAAAAATCAGATGAAAGTCATGCAAAGATTGAAGTTTCAGCAGATTCTCCCGAATTATTGGAATCTATTTTAGATGAATTATCTGTACTTGGTGCATCAATTGATGAAATTAAAGAAGTTAATCTTGTTGCATCTGTTAAAGATAAAGTTGCTCCTGAAGGTTTTTATTCATCATCTAATCACACAACTCATATTTTCTATGATGGGGATTGGATTCCTGTTGAAGAAATCGAAATGGACTGTTTGGTTGTTGTTGATGTTGATGCTAAACGTGCTTTTGTAAAACCTATTGCAGAGGTCAAATCCGGAGATAAAATTGTGGTGGGCCTTGATGGTGTTAAAGTTACTCCGCCCCATAGGTCTCGTGAAGAACAACAAGTATTTGAATTCATGAACAGTGAGGTGTCCTCTGAAAAACCTTTAATGAATCTTATACATGGTATTGCTAGAGAGATGAAAGAAATCAAAGCTAAAGGTGGAAAAATAGGTATTGTTGGAGGACCAGCAATTGTACACACTGGGTCTGGTAAATTTTTAGCATCACTTGTAAAAGAAGGATACATTGATGTTATCATGGCGGGCAATGCACTTGCAACTCATGATATTGAATCTGATTTATTCGGCACATCTTTAGGTATTGAAGTAAAAACTGGTAAAATTGTAGCTCATGGCCACACTCACCATATGAGAGCTATTAACAGAATAAATAATTCCGGTTCTATTAAAAATGCAGTTGAAGATGGTACTTTAACTGGTGGAATTATGTACGAATGTATTAAAAACGATGTTCCATTTGTCCTTGCAGGTTCTATTCGCGATGATGGTCCCTTGCCGGATGTTATAACAGATACTGCCGAAGCTCAGAAGTTAATGAGACATTATGCTCAGGAAGTTGATATGGTAATTATGATTGCAACAATGCTTCATTCTATCGCAACTGGTAACTTGCTTCCTTCAAGAGTTAAAAGTATCTGTGTAGATATTAATCCATCCACCGTTACTAAATTGTCTGATAGGGGTAGTGCACAAGTAGTGGGTATTGTAACTGATATTGGAACATTCTTGCCTCTCCTTTACAATGCTTTGAAGGAGGATTAA